One part of the Diadema setosum chromosome 22, eeDiaSeto1, whole genome shotgun sequence genome encodes these proteins:
- the LOC140245374 gene encoding uncharacterized protein, whose amino-acid sequence MRSSADKSSLPLHDIKRQKGEEVIDAQKEAYIDMSRTAQKEKTKDVTFAESTDIDQDGYLLSRAAGDCSGSRNILSTIYEDIPTTSDQTFTFLEPHYVNEVLNVGKTDTHKPLALSANDPLYSVSIYSSKPIEKPEVDEDGYLVLEANAGEIIDDQFATTDCLPASQIPLYENEISPGADIHKANVHANPPMYESISSNPEL is encoded by the coding sequence ATGAGAAGCTCAGCAGACAAGAGCTCACTGCCTCTCCACGACATTAAGAGGCAAAAAGGTGAAGAAGTTATTGATGCTCAAAAAGAGGCATACATTGACATGTCACGTACAGCACAGAAAGAAAAGACGAAGGACGTCACATTTGCGGAGTCCACGGATATTGATCAAGATGGTTATTTACTTTCAAGAGCTGCAGGAGACTGTTCTGGATCTAGAAATATTCTGTCAACAATTTACGAAGACATTCCGACAACTTCCGACCAAACATTTACCTTTCTAGAACCACATTATGTAAATGAGGTACTAAATGTCGGTAAGACTGACACACACAAGCCCCTAGCGTTGAGTGCGAACGATCCGTTATATTCTGTATCCATTTACTCAAGCAAGCCAATTGAAAAGCCCGAGGTGGATGAAGATGGGTACCTTGTTCTTGAAGCAAATGCTGGTGAAATTATCGATGATCAGTTTGCTACCACAGACTGCTTGCCCGCTTCCCAGATACCTCTGTATGAAAATGAGATTTCTCCAGGAGCGGATATCCATAAAGCAAACGTTCACGCCAATCCACCAATGTACGAGAGCATTTCTAGTAACCCAGAACTTTGA